ATATTTGTTGCTAATCAAAAAATTCCTGGTAGTGAAATTATATTTGAATCACTGCACAGAATGACCTTTATTTGGTTTGTTTTGGTAGGGTTTTTCTGGGCTATTCTCAGTTCTCCTATCAAGCCAGATATCACTAATGTCCTCCAAAAAATTCTCACTATAGTTTTACTGTATTCAGTAACTTTAGTCTTGGCTAGATTGACATCCGGTTTTGTACATTTATTTCTTTGCAGAACGGAAGGAGTTTCTACATCATTAATTTCTAATTTAGCTAAAGCTGCTGTTTTGGTTTTGGGAACATTAATTCTCTTACAAACTGTGGGTATTGAAATTACACCCATTATTACGACCTTAGGAATTGGAGGTTTAGCGGTAGGTTTAGCACTACAAGATACTTTAGCCAATTTATTTTCTGGTTTTTATTTAATTGTTTCTCAACAGGTAAGAAGTGGAGATTATATAAAATTAGATGATGGTAATCAAGGTTATGTCACAGATATTACCTGGCGTAATACTACGATCAAAGAAATTTCTAACAATGTCATTATTGTCCCTAATTCTAAGTTGGCTTCGGCAATTTTCACTAATTATCATCTTCCGGCTAAGGAAATTACTTTAACAATGAATGTGGGTGTAAGCTACGATAGTGATTTGGAATTAGTGGAAAGGGTAACGGTAGAAGTTGCGAAAGAAGTTATGCGGGAAATTGCACCGGAATTAATTGCAAATGAACCGTATATGAGATTTCATACTTTTAATGCTTATAGTATTGATTTTACTCTTTATATGCGTGTCAGTGAATTTTTTGATCAACGAATTGGTAAACATCTGTTTGTGAAGAAATTACACAAACGTTTTCAGAGAGAAGGGATTCAAATTCCTTTTCCTGTTAGAGATATTAGACATATTGCATAATTGTTTCTATGGTACGATAGAGGGTTTTATCTATTTTTGGTGCTCTTGGCGATCGCTTTTTTAGCTATTCTGATCAATTAACAATACTTGAAATCCTGGTTCTAAAGTATCATCTTCACAGACTTCATAACCAAGAGTTTGAAATGCTTGCCGAAAAGCGTTAATACTCTCCTCTCTAGGAACATCTGGTGGCCAATATTCTTCGTTTTGAGCATCTGGCCACCACCATGCTTGATCATATTCTGCTGCCCAAGCTATACAGTTATAGTCAATCGTATCTGGACTTGTAAGTTTATATCCGTAGACAATTAGGTTAGGAAAATCGCGCTCAACAAGTGTTCTTACATACCTAACCCAAGCATTATTACTTACCACTCATAGCCCCTTTGCTTACCCCATTCTAGCCATGCTTTAGTCATTTCTTTTGTATTTCCCCTATAATTTGGAGGTACAGGATCTTCTCGGGAAATAGATTTTAATGCCCAAAACCAACGTCCAGATTTTTTCTCTAATTCTCTGAGTAGTAAAGGTATTACAGCTTCATCCATGCCTATAATCTGTTGATATGCAGGGTGCATACACATTTGATTAGTTGATGATACACCACGATTTTCTTCACGCCACTGGTTAACAAGTGTAGTGAAAGTTGCTTCTATTTCCGCTTGTCTGGAAGAGGTTTGTAGTTTTTCCATATTATTTAGTTTTAAGCTACTCTCTTGGGCGACTACCTAACCAAAAGTTTACCATTTCTTCTTGCTGCGGAGATCGCATTATGATTAGCGGTAAAAACTTGAATACCAGAAACAGTTAAATAATCACTATCGTCTGTAATTATTTGCTTCACTCCAGCTTTATCCATAGCTTCTAATATGAGCAAGTCATAACCATCAAGTGGATGTGTTTGGAATCTTCTTCGTGATGTATTTGTAGTAGTTTCATCAACTATGATTTCCGTACAGGCTGCAATTGATATAACTTGACTCCAAGCAGTTTCAACCTCAGTTACAACTTTAGTCCTTTCTACTGGATAGTTATGGCGGTATTCTTTGGGTTTTAATGTAGGAGAAAAAATTACCCTTTCAGTTTGTTCAATCTGGTGTGCTAACTCTGCTAAAGAAAGACCACAATATAAAAGTAGTGATTCTGTAGATATGGCTTGTGCCAAATAAGAAGGATAATCCGTAATCTGATATGCTAGAGCTGATCTACTCGCATTAGTATAACTGTACCAATACCAGACGTTACTATCAACTAAAAAAAGGTCGTCCTGTTTAGGAGTGTCAGAACAGATATCAACTACTTCAGCTTGAACTATATAATTCACTGACATTAGAGGTTATTAGCCTGTTCACTTATTACTTGGTCTAATCTATCACGAAACTTAGGGTCAGAGTAATAGCGTTTTGAATTTTCAATCACCAGCTTGAGTGTTTGCCTACCAACTGGTTTAAGGTCAGAAAATTTTAATAAGCGGTTAAGATTGTCCGGTGAAATATCTCGCAATAGTTGTCCAATAGCAAAATTGAAAAACGGAGAAGCAAAAATTTCCACTCCGTTAAAGTCTAATTCTACAGGTTGATCAGCTTGTAATTCTGGATGAACTAAGTCATACACCTTTTGTCCATCAATAGGTGTAATACAGTTTTTACCTACTAGGGTTAGGATTTCGTGTTTCATCGTCTCAACCTCTCCCTTAAAAGAAAAGTTCATCGTCTGCTTCAAAGTCTAAAGTATAATATGATTCGTCACAAAGGAGTGTGATGTTTACCAGGGTTCCTGCAAAAAAAGTTTCTCGATTTTCGTAAACTTCTTGGTTTTCATTAATTATCGCATATCCATCATGACTGAAAATTTGAAGTTTTCCTTTATTTATTTGTACGAACTGTTTTAAAAAGTCAAGACCCATTCCACCTGTTACACTTCCAAGTCTTGTACTTGCCCCTGCTTGAAAAGCCCATTGTAAAGCTTGATCTGCTTGTAAGTTGGGGTTTTGTTGAAATTCACGTACATTGTGAGGTATTCCTAACCCAAAGTCTACTACAGTCAGTTTTAATTCCCCTAACTTGGGGTAATGTTGTCCACAGCTAAATATACCAATATCTGTTTTGCTATGCTCAAAAGCATTGGCGTAAATTTCCCAAGCTGTTCCTACAATACTTTGTTTCAACAAATCACTGATGCGAACCCAGCCTCTACCTAACCATTCTTCGGCTAGATAGTGAACTAAACTATCTCTATTTTGATATTTGTCTTCTCTGTAAGGAATAGAATTGCCTATCCAAGCTTCTTCCCCACTATTGAAAGCGTGTTTGAAGCCATTTTGACGCAAATTCATGCCAACATGATTTTTTACTGTGTCCCAATTAAAAATTACTGTACAGCCTTCAGACTCTATCAGTCTAGCTAAACCACCAATGAAGGCAACAGCGTTTTGTTGTAAAAAATAACACTTTGAAAAATCAAAAATTACTTCTTTTTCACCTGTTTGAATTTGCTGCCAAAGTCTAAACAAGTTATCAAAGTCTCTTGGACTATCGTTAATAGTGGGAACTTTGAGAATGAGACTCACAAATTTTTTTGAAAATTTTCAATTAAAATTATACCTCATAAAATCTTTAGGGGCAATTCAAGAATTACCATTACCTTTGAATCACGATAAAAAATCCCCCACCTTGCGGCAGGGGATTTTTAATTACTTACAACCAGTAGTTAGGATCAACCGAACTTACCAGCAGTAGAGGCAATGAGGAAGGCTGCGTAAGTGAGGATGTAGCCAACAGTGAAGTGAGCTAAACCAACCACACGAGCTTGAACAATGGAGAGAGCAACGGGCTTGTCCTTCCAGCGAACCAAGTTAGCAAGAGGAGTGCGTTCGTGCGCCCAAACCAAGGTTTCAATTAACTCTTGCCAGTAACCTCTCCAAGAGATGAGGAACATGAAACCGGTTGCCCAAACTAGGTGTCCAAATAAGAACATCCAAGCCCAAACAGACAGGTTATTCATACCGTAGGGGTTGTAACCGTTAATCAACTGAGCAGAGTTTGCCCAGAGGTAATCACGGAACCAGCCCATCAGGTAGGTAGAGTTTTCGTTGAACTGAGCAACGTTACCTTGCCAAATCCCTAAATGTTTCCAGTGCCAGTAGAAGGTTACCCAACCAATGGTATTCAACATCCAGAACATGGATAGGTAGAATGAGTCCCATGCGGAGATATCGCAAGTACCGCCACGGCCGGGACCGTCGCAGGGGAACGCATAACCGAAGTCCTTTTTATCGGGCATCAGTTTAGAACCACGAGCATCCAAAGCACCCTTAACGAGTACCAAGGTGGTGGTGTGGATAGCCAAAGCGAAAGCGTGGTGAACCAAGAAATCGCCAGGTCCAATTGTCAAGAACAAAGAATTTGTTCCTGAGTTGATAGCTTCTAACCAGCCAGACAACCAAACGTTACCAGCATTGGGGTAAGCGGTGTAAGCAATACTGTCGGGGTTAGACAACAGTACATTCAAGCCATACAGAGCTTTACCTTGAGCAGCTTGGATGAATTGAGCAAATACTGGCTCAATCAAAATTTGTTTTTCAGGAGTACCGAACGCAACAACTACGTCGTTGTGAACATATAAACCTAGGGTGTGGAAACCCAAGAAGAGAGATACCCAGCTCAGGTGGGAAATGATCGCTTCTTTGTGTTGTAACATCCGGTCAAGGACGTTACCTTTGTTTTGTTCGGGGTCGTAGTCACGAACCCAGAAAATTGCTGCGTGAGCAAAAGCACCAACCATCAAGAAACCAGCGATGTACTGGTGGTGGGTGTAGAGCGCTGCCTGTGTTGTGTAATCCTTAGCGATGAACGCGTAAGGAGGCAGAGCGTACATATGCTGCGCTACCAAGGAACAAACAGTTCCCAAAGATGCCAAAGCTAATGACAACTGGAAGTGCAGGGAGTTGTTGATGGTGTCGTAAAGACCTTGGTGAGGCAGGTTAAACTGACCTTCGCTTTTGCTACCAGGGATTAAACCGGCTTTGGAGTTGAGCATTTCTTTGATGCTGTGACCAATTCCGAAGTTAGTCCGGTACATATGACCAGCGATGATGAACAAAACTGCGATCGCCAAGTGGTGGTGAGCCATGTCAGTCAACCACAAGGATTCTGTTTGGGGGTGGAAACCGCCCAAGAAGGTAAGAATCGCAGTTCCTGCACCGGTGGAAGTTCCAAATAATTGGCCAGCGGTGTCAGGGTTCTGAGCGTAAACGCCCCAGTTACCTGTGAAGAAGGGGGTTAAACCTTCTGGATGAGGAGCTACAGTCAAGAAGTTATCCCAGCCCACGTGAATACCACGAGATTCAGGAATAGCAACGTGAACCAAGTGACCAGCCCAAGCTAGAGAACTAACACCGAATAAAGCCGATAAGTGGTGGTTTAAACGGGGTTCAGCACTCTTGAACCAAGAGAGGCTAGGACGGAACTTGGGTTGTAAATGTAACCAGCCAGCAAACAGGAACAATGCTGACAACAGGAGCAAACCAACAGAACCAGTATATAGTTCGGTGTTTGTCCGCATCCCGATTGTGTACCACCAGTGATAAACACCGGAGTAAGCAATGTTTACAGGGTTGCTTGCACCAGCTTGGGTGAAAGCTTCAATTGCAGGTTGACCGAAGTGAGGGTCCCAAATTGCATGGGCAATAGGACGGACGTGCAGGGGATCTTTAATCCACTGTTCAAAGTTACCTTGCCAGGCCACGTGAAACAGGAGGCTGGATGCCCACAGGAAGATGATTGCCAAGTGACCGAAGTGCGTAGCGAAAATCTTTTGGTAAAGATTTTCCTCCGTCATGCCATCGTGGCTTTCAAAGTCGTTGCCTGTAGCGATCGCATACCAAATCCGACGAGTAGTCGGGTCCTGTGCGAGATCCTGGCTAAATTTGGGAAATTTTGTTGCCATAGGTGTGATGTGTCCTCTGACCTTTAGCCATGTAATGTCAGCAAAATCTTAGATTTTGGATTTTGGATTAAATCTCAAATCCAAAATCCAAAATTATACTGATTTTTATCCTACTGCGAGGATGTGTGCGTGGAAGAATGCCCAAGTGGTGGCAATTCCTCCTAATAGGTAGTGAGCCACACCTACAGCCCGACCTTGAGTGATGCTCAGTGCGCGAGGCTGAATTGTTGGAGCTACTTTCAGTTTATTGTGCGCCCAAACAATGGACTCAATGAGTTCTTGCCAGTAGCCACGACCACTGAACAGGAACATTAAGCTGAACGCCCAAATAAAGTGAGCGCCTAAGAACATTAGTCCGTAACCAGACAATTCTGTTCCGTAGGAGTTGATTACTTGTGTAGCTTGCGCCCACAAGAAGTCACGTAACCAACCATTAATGGTGATTGCGCTTTCTGCAAAGTTGCCACCAGTAATGTGATTTACTGTGCCATCTGCATCTACTGTTCCCCAGACATCAGATTGCATCTTCCAACTGAAGTGGAAAATTACAATTGATAAGGAGTTATACATCCAGAAGAGTCCGAGGAAGATATGATCCCAACCGGAAACTTGGCAAGTACCGCCACGACCTGGACCATCGCAAGGGAATCTGAAGCCTAAGTTA
The window above is part of the Dolichospermum sp. DET69 genome. Proteins encoded here:
- a CDS encoding mechanosensitive ion channel, with product MIQWIIPWIIPVVFILAGLLAGIIGEKVIFIKLKIFVANQKIPGSEIIFESLHRMTFIWFVLVGFFWAILSSPIKPDITNVLQKILTIVLLYSVTLVLARLTSGFVHLFLCRTEGVSTSLISNLAKAAVLVLGTLILLQTVGIEITPIITTLGIGGLAVGLALQDTLANLFSGFYLIVSQQVRSGDYIKLDDGNQGYVTDITWRNTTIKEISNNVIIVPNSKLASAIFTNYHLPAKEITLTMNVGVSYDSDLELVERVTVEVAKEVMREIAPELIANEPYMRFHTFNAYSIDFTLYMRVSEFFDQRIGKHLFVKKLHKRFQREGIQIPFPVRDIRHIA
- the psaB gene encoding photosystem I core protein PsaB; translation: MATKFPKFSQDLAQDPTTRRIWYAIATGNDFESHDGMTEENLYQKIFATHFGHLAIIFLWASSLLFHVAWQGNFEQWIKDPLHVRPIAHAIWDPHFGQPAIEAFTQAGASNPVNIAYSGVYHWWYTIGMRTNTELYTGSVGLLLLSALFLFAGWLHLQPKFRPSLSWFKSAEPRLNHHLSALFGVSSLAWAGHLVHVAIPESRGIHVGWDNFLTVAPHPEGLTPFFTGNWGVYAQNPDTAGQLFGTSTGAGTAILTFLGGFHPQTESLWLTDMAHHHLAIAVLFIIAGHMYRTNFGIGHSIKEMLNSKAGLIPGSKSEGQFNLPHQGLYDTINNSLHFQLSLALASLGTVCSLVAQHMYALPPYAFIAKDYTTQAALYTHHQYIAGFLMVGAFAHAAIFWVRDYDPEQNKGNVLDRMLQHKEAIISHLSWVSLFLGFHTLGLYVHNDVVVAFGTPEKQILIEPVFAQFIQAAQGKALYGLNVLLSNPDSIAYTAYPNAGNVWLSGWLEAINSGTNSLFLTIGPGDFLVHHAFALAIHTTTLVLVKGALDARGSKLMPDKKDFGYAFPCDGPGRGGTCDISAWDSFYLSMFWMLNTIGWVTFYWHWKHLGIWQGNVAQFNENSTYLMGWFRDYLWANSAQLINGYNPYGMNNLSVWAWMFLFGHLVWATGFMFLISWRGYWQELIETLVWAHERTPLANLVRWKDKPVALSIVQARVVGLAHFTVGYILTYAAFLIASTAGKFG
- a CDS encoding STAS-like domain-containing protein, with the protein product MKHEILTLVGKNCITPIDGQKVYDLVHPELQADQPVELDFNGVEIFASPFFNFAIGQLLRDISPDNLNRLLKFSDLKPVGRQTLKLVIENSKRYYSDPKFRDRLDQVISEQANNL